The genomic segment GTGTTAATTGTGTTGTTGAATTCCAAAATAGTGTTCTTTGAATTCAATTTATGTGGCTTTGAATTCAATTTATGTGGCTTGATTACTTAGCAACACTCgggccaaaaaaataaaataaaatttcaaaaaatcatGTTATTGTATTAaaatacaatttaattaatagATTATCAAAATCTAATATAAATCAGATTACATGAtgaaaaattgttttaattgttaAGATAGGACTTTTATTATGTAATCCTCTTTAAATTCTATCCGAGATTTCGTCCACCCTCGATCATGGAGTCGGGATGCaatgaaagaaaaatgttaataaCGTAAGAACCCACGATCGTTATCATTCGATGTAGACTAGATAAATTTTTAAAGTAATGTTTTAGCTGCAAACAATGCTCGTTCAAGAAAATATTGATTGAAAGAATCAAACTCGTAACATTTATCAAATGTATATCTCTTCTATCAACTCTGACATCACTCGGGTGCTATaagtatattatttattattaaggGTAGGAGGGATAGTTATGAATAGGCTACAAATATACTACAATTGGTTTGCATGCTAATTTATAGTGGagcaaaatattaatttgttcGTTCACTTAAAATTATCAGAACTACTTTCTCTGTAGATTCATGGAGTCACTACCGATTCTTTCCTGGCGGCAGTCACCTACTCAGATGAGGATTATAGCTATATATATTGGAGCTATTGCAACACAAGTTCGGAACTTACTTGGCTGCAGCCACGCCGAAAGGCGAATGCAGTTGCATACTCGATCGCATGTTTTGTTATTTCTTCTCCTTTTGTTTGGGAGCATGAAAACTTTCTTTTTTGGTTGGTAAATCTTGTAATGGACTACTTTAActattacatgatcatgttacAAGTTCTTACCGTAAAAAAATCGCCATTCAAATACAACTCGTTTGATGCACATCTTCTAATAAAGtctttcaaatctttctttcatttTCCATGTAAACAATACATATGTGTATCACTAACTATCTCCAAAGAAACATTGAGCATCGGATCATAGAAGCAAACTGTAATTGAACAAAAAACTAGGCTTGTGTCCAAGCTCGAATCCTCGTCAGGTCCTGTACAGGTTATTTCATCTAGATTACCCGTAACAAGAAACTAGTATTGTAAGATTTCTTGTTAAGATTAAACTacggattttttttattactacGTTTCTTTTTCCGTGTGATGTTTAGTATGGTGACATAGTTAGCTGGTTCCCATTGTATTCGACTGGGAATGTCTAGAGTGTTTTGCCTAAATCATTTAatctataaaattatttttcctgATAAGAAATCAGGAAAACTATGCTCCTGTCACTGGCTCTGGCGATGGCTGAGGTGCTGCTGGTCCTGGGAGATCATAGAGAGGGAGAGGAAGGAGCATCGCATTTAAAGTACTATTCTTGGAACCAAGTCCTGTCAAATTAGCACCACGTACACTACATCTATCAATATCTTGTTGCCAAAACACACACCTCTATAATATAATGGAACAAGACCAAAATGAGTTTTACTagagaaaaattgagagaaaacaaACTTGACGGTACCTTGACAGATCATGACAACAAAAAACACAACCGTGATGACCATAGCCGAGATGGTGCTCGTAGAAGGAGCCGATGATGGTGACGATGACTTGGTTGCTTTCATCTTCTTCAACGCCTTTGCGTACACCATCCGCTCACGCTTCTTGGTGGCAACCTTCACAATATCTTTAACGAACCTCGTGTCTCCAGCATCCAACAAGGGAGCCTTGGGATGTCGAGGGGGTTTCTTGAATTTTCGATCCATTCGTCCAACCTCTTGTCCctgtgccttgtgtggatctgAC from the Primulina tabacum isolate GXHZ01 chromosome 16, ASM2559414v2, whole genome shotgun sequence genome contains:
- the LOC142529320 gene encoding uncharacterized protein LOC142529320, which codes for MEFNSSKEKNVMVDIEIGETTSSDQILGQRKVKKSFNKLMSGILNFKGDPGAVKSDPHKAQGQEVGRMDRKFKKPPRHPKAPLLDAGDTRFVKDIVKVATKKRERMVYAKALKKMKATKSSSPSSAPSTSTISAMVITVVFFVVMICQGLGSKNSTLNAMLLPLPLYDLPGPAAPQPSPEPVTGA